The stretch of DNA AGGTTAATGCCTTCCAGCTCAGGAAAAGATCCGGGCTCTTCATAAATAGAAAATACAGCACCAAAACTGGCAGACTGAAATCCCTTTTCAGGTCTTAGCGAATCAAGATTAACGGGAGCTAAAAAGTCGGAAAGGTTCATTGAGTACGGGTTTTTGCAGCAACAAAGTAACGAAGGAAAAAGGAAAAAGGAAATCTTTGACGGAAGGAGTTATTAACAATGCTCCATCTTATATAGAGTTTTTTTTAATTGGGATGAATCCATAATCTTAAAATCTGTTGTTTAAATAATGCTGAAACTAGAAAATCCGTATCTTGCAGTGCTAAAAAAGGAAAACAAGGTACATGATTCTTATTACTGGCGCTACAGGCTTTCTAGGTTCTCATCTTGCGCTTGATCTTATAAATTCCGGACAGAAGGTACGTGCAATTAAACGAGCCTCCGCTGAAATTCCGGAAAATATTAAACAGCTTGCTATAGAATGGGTAGATGGTGATGTGCTGGATTACTTTTCTCTTGAAGATGCGTTGCAGGGTGTTTCAAAAGTTTACCATTGTGCAGCTAAGGTAGCCCTCAATCCAAAGTACAAAGCTGAAATGTACAAAACCAATATTGAAGGCACGGCAAATGTCGTTAATGCATGCCTTAATATGGGTGTAGATAAATTGGTACATGTTAGCTCGATAGCAGCTATTGGATTTGGTAAGCCTGGTGAAATTATTCATGAGGATCACAAATTCGAATATGCGCCTACAAATTCAGCTTATGCGGTTAGTAAGTATGAAAGTGAAAACGAAGTTTGGAGGGGAACTGCCGAGGGACTAAATGCCATTGTGGTAAATCCGTCAATTATTATTGGAATGGATAATTGGGCTAAGGGAAGTGGCCGGCTTTTTGGGATGATTGATAAAGGCAGTAAAATTTATGCCGAAGGCGGTTGTGGTTATGTGGATGTACGGGATGTGACTGCTACTATGATCAGACTGATGGAAAGTGATATCATCAATCAACGATTTATTATTAACGGTGGCAATCTCAGTTTTAAAGAATTGTTTTCCCTTATCGCTAAAAACTTAAATAAGCCAGCTCCATCAATTTTAGTAAAGAAATGGCATCTGTCAATTGGGTGGCGATTAGCCAAGTTTATTTCATTGATTACCGGGAAAGAGGCTTCGTTAACGAAGGATACAGCCGTTGCTGCACCTGTTAAACAATATTATTCTAATGAAAAATTGCTAAAGTCGATCGACCACCACTTTATACCTCTCGATGAATCCATTCGTTATATCTGCGAAAAGCAGAAAACACTAAGAGGCTAGATTAACTATTTGTAATTTTGATTCCATTTTGTTTGTATATTGCTATTTTATGTGGAAATACGTTGTTAATTTTGCATTTTTGATGGCAAATTAAATTGATTTCATTTTGAAGAACCGATATATAATTGATTTCGACAGTACGTTTACTCAAGTAGAGGCACTGGATGAATTGGTAAAGATTTCATTAAAAGGTCACCCTGACAAGGATAAAGTGCTAAAGCAGATTGAGGATTATACCAATGCTGCAATGGAAGGAAGGATGTCGTTTACTGATAGTTTGCGCGAACGAGTTAAATTACTGGGTGCCAATAGTGAGCATCTTCAGAAGTTGGTTAAGGTTTTAAAGAAAAAGGTTTCTTCTTCATTCTCTCGCAATCGAAAATTCTTTGAGAAACACGCCGACGAAGTTTTTATTGTTTCAGGTGGTTTCAAGGAGTTTATTACTCCGGTGGTAAGCGATTACAAGATCAAATCAGAGAATATTTACGCGAATACATTTGAATTTAACGAACAGGGAACTATTATAGGTTACGATATTACCAACCCACTTTCTCAAGAAGGTGGAAAGGTGAAGCTTTTGAAACAACTTAATTGGGAAGGTAATCTTTACGGAATAGGTGATGGTTACTCAGACTTTCAGTTAAAAGAGTCTGGTCTGATCAAAAAGTTTTTTGCTTACACAGAAAATATTGAACGCTCAAACGTAGTGAAAAATGCCGATCACGTTTTACCTAGCTTCGATGAATTCTTGTATGTGAACAACCTTCCAATGGCTATATCGTATCCTAAGAACAGGATATTATGTTTGTGCATTGGCGATATTCATGAAGAATCATTGTCAATCTTAAAAAAGGATGGTTTTTCAATCAGACATAAAACATCATTCGAAGAAAAATATGTGGCAGATGTTGGGATGTTGCTTTTAGGTAACGGTGTAACGGTTGAAAATGAAAAGTTAAGCAGAGCGATTACTTTAAAAACAATTGGTTGTTTGGGAAGCGCCAAAGATAAGATCGATCTGAACTTATGCACGCGAATGGGCATGGTTGTTTTTGACGACCGCAAAAGCAATCCAAGAAATAGTGAGTTTATTCCTAAACGCATGGCCGATTTCATTAATAAAGGCTCAAGCTATTTAAGCTGTAACTTTCCAAATATTCAGTTGTTAAAGCAGGAAAAAGCGCACCGATTGATTCATATACACCATAATGTGCCTGGAATAATGGCGCAGATCAATAGTGTGATGGCTGATCATGATATAAATATTTT from Solitalea canadensis DSM 3403 encodes:
- a CDS encoding NAD-dependent epimerase/dehydratase family protein codes for the protein MILITGATGFLGSHLALDLINSGQKVRAIKRASAEIPENIKQLAIEWVDGDVLDYFSLEDALQGVSKVYHCAAKVALNPKYKAEMYKTNIEGTANVVNACLNMGVDKLVHVSSIAAIGFGKPGEIIHEDHKFEYAPTNSAYAVSKYESENEVWRGTAEGLNAIVVNPSIIIGMDNWAKGSGRLFGMIDKGSKIYAEGGCGYVDVRDVTATMIRLMESDIINQRFIINGGNLSFKELFSLIAKNLNKPAPSILVKKWHLSIGWRLAKFISLITGKEASLTKDTAVAAPVKQYYSNEKLLKSIDHHFIPLDESIRYICEKQKTLRG
- a CDS encoding HAD-IB family phosphatase, which gives rise to MKNRYIIDFDSTFTQVEALDELVKISLKGHPDKDKVLKQIEDYTNAAMEGRMSFTDSLRERVKLLGANSEHLQKLVKVLKKKVSSSFSRNRKFFEKHADEVFIVSGGFKEFITPVVSDYKIKSENIYANTFEFNEQGTIIGYDITNPLSQEGGKVKLLKQLNWEGNLYGIGDGYSDFQLKESGLIKKFFAYTENIERSNVVKNADHVLPSFDEFLYVNNLPMAISYPKNRILCLCIGDIHEESLSILKKDGFSIRHKTSFEEKYVADVGMLLLGNGVTVENEKLSRAITLKTIGCLGSAKDKIDLNLCTRMGMVVFDDRKSNPRNSEFIPKRMADFINKGSSYLSCNFPNIQLLKQEKAHRLIHIHHNVPGIMAQINSVMADHDINILAQYLKTNDQIGYVITDVNTEYDKKVIKALKKIEHTIKFRLLY